The Cuculus canorus isolate bCucCan1 chromosome 5, bCucCan1.pri, whole genome shotgun sequence genome window below encodes:
- the CHAC1 gene encoding glutathione-specific gamma-glutamylcyclotransferase 1, which yields MKGDRPEPQRLTGVLDAAAASSPGQAEGGAAGQVPPPLWIFGYGSLVWRPGFEFTSSKVGFIRGYSRRFWQGDSFHRGTARAPGRVVTLQEDCGACTWGVAYEVRGEQIAASLQYLNVREAVLGGYDTKLVKFHPQEKDVEEPILALVYIATPQNPSYLGPASEEDIAAQIIVSSGCAGHNIEYLLRLADFMRFFCPQAEDKHLFSIEEALISILPCLYYTEDSLEETASVPQKSKG from the exons ATGAAGGGAGACCGCCCCGAGCCGCAGCGCCTCACCGGTGTCCTCGACGCTGCCGCCGCCTCTTCGCCGGGGCAGGCGGAGGGAGGCGCAGCGGGGCAGGTGCCGCCGCCCCTGTGGATCTTTGGGTACGGGTCGCTGGTGTGGAGGCCGGGCTTCGAGTTCACGTCGAGCAAAGTGGGGTTTATCCGCGGGTACAGCCGGCGGTTCTGGCAGGGAGACTCCTTCCACCGCGGCACGGCGAGAGCG cccGGCCGAGTGGTGACGCTGCAGGAGGACTGCGGG GCATGCACATGGGGTGTAGCCTATGAAGTCCGTGGGGAACAAATTGCTGCATCACTCCAGTACCTCAACGTGCGAGAAGCTGTCTTGGGAGGCTATGATACCAAGCTGGTGAAGTTCCACCCTCAGGAGAAAGATGTGGAGGAGCCCATCCTCGCGCTTGTTTACATTGCGACACCCCAGAACCCGTCTTACCTCGGCCCAGCGTCTGAAGAAGACATTGCAGCTCAGATCATTGTCTCGAGTGGTTGTGCTGGTCATAACATTGAGTACTTGCTGAGACTGGCAGACTTTATGCGCTTCTTTTGTCCTCAAGCGGAGGACAAACATCTCTTCTCCATTGAAGAGGCTCTTATTTCCATCCTTCCATGCCTATACTACACAGAGGATTCTCTAGAAGAAACTGCAAGTGTTCCTCAGAAGTCTAAGGGTTGA